Genomic window (Leptospira kanakyensis):
CAGATGGAAGTGCACTTGAACCTAAATTTTGGTCTGAAAAAAAATCAGTTTTGTATTTTGGTTTTTCTCATTGCCCAGATATGTGTCCGCTAGCTTTGACAAACTTTGGAAGGGCCTCTTTGATACTCGGTGAAAAGTCAAATCGGTTCCGATTTATTTTTGTTACCTTAGATCCAGAAAGAGATTCCCCATCCACATTAAAAAATTATATCCAAAACTTTCCTGGAAAAAATTTAACCGCACTTTCTCCCAATGCGGAGTCATTGATAAAACTTACAGATTTATTTGGGATTGTGAGAGAAAAAGTAGGGACTGGAAACAATTACCGAATTGATCATTCAAATTTTATTTATGTATTAGATGAGGAATTAAATACACTGACAAATTTTCCTGGTGGAGTATCTGCCAATGCCTTAGCTATCAAACTTAGGGAACTTGCTGAACTTTAGATGTTAGTATAATTTCGATTTCTGTTCGTGCACCTTCCGGAAAATTCCGAGTCACTTCAAAACTAAACTCTGAATATAGATTCCTTAATCGTTCTTTGATATTTCCGAGAGAACGTTCTAAAAGTTTTGTTTTGTCTGCGAGTAGTTCTTCTGGAATTCCTATCCCATTATCATAAACCACAAAACTAAAAACAGAATCTCGGATCATTTTAGCATGAATGAAAAGTTGGAACTGTTCTTCGGCGGATCCTCTAAACCCATGTTTAAAAGAGTTTTCTATGATGGGTTGGAGTAATAATGGAGGTAGTATTACTGAAGAAAAATCTCCAGATTTTTTAAAGTCAATTTGGACTGTGTCATAAAATCTTAATTTTTGAAGATGGAGGTAATCCTCTAAAAAATTCCATTCTTCTTCAAATGGAATCCAATCTCTGTCGGTTCTATCAGAAATAAATCGATAGTTGTTTGCTAGACTTAAAATGGCATCGCCGATTAACTCTGGTTTAATTTTATGAAGTGCATGAATAGTGTTTAAAGAATTGAACAGATAATGAGGGCTCATTTTTGTTTGGAGCGTTTTGAGTTGGCTTTCTTTAAGAGATTTTTCAGCTTTTAATAAATCCTCTTTGTATACTTGTGCTTTTTGTCTGTTGGCAAATATAGCACGTTCCAATGCAAATCCTTGGGAGATCACTCCGAAAAGAACACCCCAAAGAACTACTTTATTTGTAGAGTTATCGTTTGATTTGATTGCTAGAAAAATTTCTAAGATTACAAGGAGGAGTGTAACGCTAAAACCTATAAAATGACCAAAGGCTTCAGGATTTCCTTTTTTCCATGCTTCAAAGGTAATGTAAATGGGTCCTAGAATATTCAAAAGATTGAATACAAGGAAAAAACTTCTGCTGCTGATCAGAAGCGAATGTGCTACATCAGCAAAAGGAAGTGAAAAAACGAGTAAAGTTGTCGCAGAACAAATAACGACATCTATATAAATTAATATATCGAGAACTTTGTAACTTCCACTTCCGAAAAGGCGACGCACACCTGATAACATAGGAATAAAAACAAAATTTGATGCAACCGTAGTGAGTATAAATAAAGTTTCTGAGTTTGTAAATAGATACCTGATGAGTACGTTGGATGTGAGACCAAGAAGGCCAAAACATAATGAAAATGCGGCAAAATCAAGTAATATGTTGTATTGTTTTTTATATTCGATAAAAAACACCAAAGCGCAGATGATTCCAATCATTAAAAAGAATGAATGGAAGAAAATTGTTGTTAGGTTCTTTAAAGCAATTTCTCTATATAGTGCAGTTTGTTTTCCAACTAAATTCTCCACAATTGTAATCACAAATAGGATACCCTTTTTGTGATACAGTCTTAAGTAATAATAATTTGAATCATCATTGGGAATTTTAACCCAATTGAATTTTGATTGGAATATATTAGGGAGTCTTTCTTGGTCTGAAAAATTTCCATACTTAAAAATGGAATCTCCGTATTCATTAAATATTTCTAAATTTAAACCACCATGTTCTATTAAAAAAAATAGTTCTTCCTTTGTTTTGTGATTCGGCAATGCCTTTGAACGTAACCAAATATATTCTGAATCTGTAATTCGTTGGAGTTCAGAGTCATTGATCCAACCTGAAATTGATTCCCAATACACTTTATGCATTTTTTGAAAATCGATTTCACCATCATCATTGGTCGGAATATCACCAACAAAATATTCAGTATTTTCAGCAAGGTAATATTCTGCTAATGAACTATCTGTTGGTTTGGTGATGGAATAAACGTAAGAGGAAATAGAAACAGAGAATACGAGAAAAAGGAGGCAGATGGATAGAGTTGGTTTTTCTAAAAATCTGCCGCCTAGGTTTAACATACCGTCAGCTTAGTCTTCTAACGAAAACAAAATAGGCAATCTGTGCGCCATTTTCTTAGGTTGTCCTTGGACATATCCTGGACTGAAACGAACACGTTTGATAAGTTTCATAGCAGCCTCTTCAAACCCATAACCAACTCGACCGGATACAATTTTTGCCGATTGTAAACTTCCATCTTCATTGACTTGAACGAGTAGTACAACTTGTTTCTCAACAATATTAGCAGCTTTGGCTTGGGGAGGAAAATACTCCCGTAAATCAAAGTCAATGATTGCAGTCGGCATTTTGT
Coding sequences:
- a CDS encoding SCO family protein, whose amino-acid sequence is MSFCLCCQSKEDTIKEEWKHLSFVRPDGSALEPKFWSEKKSVLYFGFSHCPDMCPLALTNFGRASLILGEKSNRFRFIFVTLDPERDSPSTLKNYIQNFPGKNLTALSPNAESLIKLTDLFGIVREKVGTGNNYRIDHSNFIYVLDEELNTLTNFPGGVSANALAIKLRELAEL
- a CDS encoding sensor histidine kinase is translated as MLNLGGRFLEKPTLSICLLFLVFSVSISSYVYSITKPTDSSLAEYYLAENTEYFVGDIPTNDDGEIDFQKMHKVYWESISGWINDSELQRITDSEYIWLRSKALPNHKTKEELFFLIEHGGLNLEIFNEYGDSIFKYGNFSDQERLPNIFQSKFNWVKIPNDDSNYYYLRLYHKKGILFVITIVENLVGKQTALYREIALKNLTTIFFHSFFLMIGIICALVFFIEYKKQYNILLDFAAFSLCFGLLGLTSNVLIRYLFTNSETLFILTTVASNFVFIPMLSGVRRLFGSGSYKVLDILIYIDVVICSATTLLVFSLPFADVAHSLLISSRSFFLVFNLLNILGPIYITFEAWKKGNPEAFGHFIGFSVTLLLVILEIFLAIKSNDNSTNKVVLWGVLFGVISQGFALERAIFANRQKAQVYKEDLLKAEKSLKESQLKTLQTKMSPHYLFNSLNTIHALHKIKPELIGDAILSLANNYRFISDRTDRDWIPFEEEWNFLEDYLHLQKLRFYDTVQIDFKKSGDFSSVILPPLLLQPIIENSFKHGFRGSAEEQFQLFIHAKMIRDSVFSFVVYDNGIGIPEELLADKTKLLERSLGNIKERLRNLYSEFSFEVTRNFPEGARTEIEIILTSKVQQVP